Below is a genomic region from Streptomyces sp. NBC_00461.
TTGTGTCCCAGGCCACAGCTCATCAGACCCGGGGGGCCGGTGACAAGGGCCGACGGTAAATTGGTTTAGACCTGTCGGCGGGGGTGGTGCGGCGCCCGGCGTCATCCGTACCCACGGACACCGACGGGGCGGAGTTCAGCACTTGTAACGCCTCTCACATCCCAGTGCACCGACGCCGCGTGGACCTTGTCACGACTTTAGTGGCGCAGGCGTGCCGGGGGGCGGTCCGCCCCCCTGAACGCACCCCGGGTGTGCGGCCCGCGTCGATCCGGCCGCACACCCGGGGCGGACCGGCACCGGTCAGGCGGACAGGCCGGCCGCCTCCACGTGGTCGAACACCTCGTCACCATCCGTCCCCGTCAGCAGATACGCCTGAGCCTCGCCCACGTGGAAATACATGCCGTGCAGCTCCAGCGCACCCTCCCGCAGGGCCCGGGACACCGACTCGTGGGTGTGCAGGTGCTCCAACTGCTGGACCACATTGGTCAGACAGAGCTGCTCGACCGCGTCGGCCGGCGCCCGGCCCGCGAGCCGTGCCCACGGCCGGCCGTCGTCGGCCATGCGCTCCAGGCTGGGCAGCCCGTGCCGCAGCCACCGCTTGAGCGGCGTCGGGGGGCCGACCGGTTCGGCGGTGAGCAGCGCCTGCATGGCCCCGCACCCGGAGTGCCCGCACACGGTGATGGACCGCACCTTCAGCACATCCACGGCGTACTCGATCGCCGCCGCCACCGAGTCGTCGCCGCTCTCCTCGCCCGGCAGGGGAACGAGGTTGCCCACGTTGCGCACCACGAACAGGTCGCCGGGACCACTGGAGGTGATCATCGACGTGACGAGCCGTGAGTCGGCGCAGGTGAGGAAGAGCTGGGACGGCCGCTGCCCCTCCCTGGCCAGACGCGCCAGCTCACCCCGCACGAGCGGTGCGGTGTTGCGCTGGAACGCACTGATACCGCGCGCGAGTTGATGCCCGCTCCGGCTGTCCCGAGCGCTCCGACCGATCTGTCCGCTGGGGTTGCTCGGCCCACTCGGCTCGCTCGAACCACTCGGCTCGCTCGGCGCGCCGGTGTGGTCCGCGGGCGCCGCGGACCGCGACGGTTCGCACTGGTGGTTGCGCCAGGGCGTCCAGGGACGGCAGAGGCAGCCGACGGAGGACTCGCCGTGCCCCTCGGCGAGCGGCATGGGCTCGCTGCTGCGGGTACCGGGTCTGCGGCCGGTCAGCTCGACGGAGCCGCCCTGTGCCGTGTGCGTGTTCTGCCAGTCCTGCAGTGACTCGTACGCCGCGTGATCCATGAAGGACCCGTCCAACTCCACCACGGCGTGGGCGTCGTGGGGTACGAGATGCAGGGCCCGGCTGAGCCGCGGCACCGCGAGGAACGTCAACTGGCCCCGGACACGTACATGATGGACTCCTTCCCTCTCTTCGTGCGTGATGCGGGTGCGGGCCAGGCGCTGCATGGCGACGGCGACGGCCACGGCGATCCCGAGGGTCACGCCCTCCAGGACGCCTAGGACCACCACGCCGAGTGTGGTGACGGTGTACACCAGCACTTCCCGGTGGCGGGTCACCGTGCGGATGTGGTGCAGGGACACCATCTGGATGCCGACGGCCATCACCAGGGCGGCGAGTGAGGCGAGCGGGATGAACTCCAGGATCGGAACCATCAGCAGCGCGGCGACTACTACCAGAACGCCGTGCAGCATCGTGGAGTTCCGGCTCACGGCACCCGCGTTCACATTCGCCGAACTTCTCACGGCCACTCCGGCGACCGGCAGTCCGCCGAGCGCCCCGGAGACGATGTTGGCGGCGCCCTGCCCCAGCAGTTCGCGGTCCAGGTCGGCGCGGCCGACGCGGGCGGTCAGGCCGGGGCGCGCGGCGGCCAGCTTGTCCACGGCGACCGCACCGAGCAGCGACTGCACGCTGCACACCAGCGTGGTGGTGAGCACGGCCGCGATCAGGCCGAGCACCGGGCCCTCGGGAAGTCCGGCCAGGGCATGGCTGCTCCAGGACGGCAGGTCGACCTTGGCCATGCTCAGCCCGGCGAGCGAGGCGGCCGCGGTGGAGCCGGCCACCGCGACCAGTGCGGCCGGGATCCTGCGCAGCAGGCGCCCCACCCGACCGGGGATCCGCGGCCAGAGCAGCAGCAGGGTCAGGGTCAGCACGCTGACGGTCACCGCGGCGGGATGCAGGTTCGCCAACTGGGCCGGCAGCGCCCGGAGGTTGTCGAGGACGGAGCTCTGCGGGGTGCCGCCGAGGACGATGTGCAGCTGGGCCACGGCGATGGTGACGCCGATGCCGGCGAGCACGCCGTGCACGATGGCGGGGCTGACGGCGAGCGCGGTCCGGGCCACGCGCAGGCAGCCGAGGCCCAGTTGGGCGAGGCCGGCGAGGACCGTGATGGCACAGGTCGTACGCCAGCCGTAGTGGTGGATGAGGTCGGCGGTGACGACCGTGAGGCCCGCGGCGGGGCCGCTGACCTGGAGTGGACAGCCGCCGATCCGCCCGGCGACCAGTCCGCCGACCGCGGCGGCGACCAGGCCGGCCTGGAGCGGGGCGCCGGTGGCGAGGGCGATGCCCAGGGACAGGGGGAGGGCGATCAGGAAGACCGCGATCGAGGCCGACACATCGGCTCCGGCGACGCGGAAGCGGCGGTGCGGGGCCGGGGGTGGACTGTGGGGCTGGTGGACGCTCTCGGTCCGAGTCGAGTTGGTGGTGCGAGTGGGGGCACAAGCTGACATGTTCCCGTCTCCTCCGGGGCAGCGCGGTCGCGGATCAGGTCGTCCCGTCGATGGACGGGGGCGGGTCGCGGCCGTGGGTCACGGCGTGCAGCGGCGGGATAAATCAACGCTCGGTAAACGAATCGTAATTCAGAGTAAAGGCCAGGCATAGACTTTCCTGGCAAATGGGGCAACCACTCACTCCAATGAGTGAAGCGGTCATTTCATCGGCTTGTCGTACTAATTCCTTCTCGGCCCCGTGCGACCTTGGCGGCGCTGTCGGGCCTGCCCGGCACACCACCAGAAAACGTCCTCATCGGCGTTGACCTGAGAGAAGGAAGAAGGTGAGCGGAACATGGCCGCCACCCACAGGATCGCCGCGGGCGCAGTGATCGCCGTGGCCTGTGCCGCATCGGTCGCCGGCTGCGCGATCGGATCCAACGGTCCCAAGGCAGGTTCTCCCGGTCCGCCGAAGGCCCGGCCGGTCCAGGCGCCGGGAAGCGCGGTCCGGTTGATCGGCGACGGCTCCACCGCGTACACCGGAGCGCAGCCGCACCTGCCGAGACCCGAGCGTCTGCGACCGGGCCAGAAGCCACCGCAGTTCGTCGTCTTCTCCTGGGACGGCGCGGGCGAGGACAGCCAGAAGCTGTTCTCCCACTTCCGCAAGCTCTCCAAGGCCAACCACGCGACGATGACGTACTTCCTCAGCGGCGTGTACATGCTGCCGCAGGAGAAGCGCGACCTCTACAAGCCCCCGCAGCACTCGCCGGGCCGCTCCGACATCGGCTTCAACGACGAGAAGGGCATCGCCGACACCGTCAAGCAGCTACGCCTGGCATGGCTGGAGGGCAACGAGGTCGGCACCCACTTCAACGGCCATTTCTGCGGCAAGGACGGCGGAGTCGGCGAGTGGTCGGTCGACGAGTGGAAGAGCGAGATCAATCAGGCCAAGCAGTTCGTGAAGAGCTGGAAGACCAACGCCGACATGAAGAAGGCGGCTCCACTGCCCTTCGACTACGACAAGGAGCTCATCGGAGCGCGGACACCCTGCCTCGAAGGCCAGAAGAACTTCATGCGGGCCGCGAGCCAGATGGGCTTCCGCTACGACACCAGCGGGGTCAACGAACAGCTCTGGCCGAAGAAGAAGGAAGGCCTCTGGGACCTGTCCATGCAGCTCGTGCCCTTCCCCGGGCACTCCTACGAGCAGCTCACCATGGACTACAACTTCATGGTCAACCAGTCCGGCACCCAGACCCAGGGCGACCCCGACAAGTACGACTACTGGGGCGACCAGATGCGCGACGGCCTGCTCAAGGGCTTCCGCCGGGCCTACGAGGGCAACCGCGCGCCGCTGATCATCGGCAACCACTTCGAGTCCTGGAACGGCGGCACCTACATGCGGGCCATCGATGAGGTCGTCGAGAACGTCTGCAACAAGCCCGAGGTGCGTTGCGTGTCGTTCCACCAGCTCGCCGACTGGCTGGACGCCCAGGACCCGCAGACCCTGGCGAAGCTGCGCGCCCTGAACGTCGGCGAGGCCCCGAAGCAGGGCTGGGCGTCCTTGCTGTCCGGCCGCCCCGCCCCGGCCCCGAAGGGTGCGCCCGGGGCGCCGGCGGTCAAGCAGTGACGGTCACAGGGAGGCGGTGACGCTCTCACCGAGCACGAACCCGGGGTCGACCTGCGCCGCCAGGTCGGCCCCGGTGCGCGCGTTGCCCCACGAGTCCGCGTTCTTCAGGTGGAAGTGCACCATCTGGCGCATGTAGCGCTCCCGGTCGCGCAGCTCGTACGTCGCGTCCACGGCGACCTCAAGGGTGCGCAGGGCACGGCGGTTGGCGTCCTCCAGGAGCTCGAACCGGGGCGGGCGGCCCTTCTCCATGGCGCGCACCCAGTCCGAGTGCCCGACGGTCACCAGCAGGTCGTCCCCGACCTCGGCGCGGAGGAAGTCGAGGTCGTCCTGGCCCTGCACCTTGTTCCCGACGACCTTGAGCACGACGCCGAAGTCACGGGCGTACTCCTTGTACTGGCGATAGACGGAGACCCCCTTCCGCGTCGGCTCGGCGACGAGGAAGGTGATGTCGAAGCGGGTGAACATGCCGGAGGCGAAGGAGTCGGAGCCCGCCGTCATGTCCACCACGACGTACTCCCCGCGCCCGTCCACCAGGTGGTTCAGGCACAGCTCCACCGCTCCCGTCTTGGAGTGGTAGCAGGCGACCCCCAGGTCGGCGTCGGTGAAGGGGCCGGTGACCATCAAACGGACGGCGTCGCCGTCGAGTTCCACCGGCCGGGCGCAGGCCTCGTAGACCGGGTTGTCCTCGCACACCCGCAGCAGCCGCGAGCCCTCGCCGGGCGGGGTCGTCTTGATCATCGTCTCGGCGGAGGCGATGCGCGGATTCGAGCCGCGCAGGTGGTTCTTGATCAGTGGCAGCCGGTCGCCCATCGCGGGCAGTGCGGCGGCCTCCGCCTCGTCCAGGCCGAGCGCGGCCCCCAGATGCTGGTTGATGTCCGCGTCGACCGCGATGACCGGCGCACCGGTGGCCGCGAGATGGCGGATGAACAGGGAGGACACGGTCGTCTTGCCGCTGCCGCCCTTCCCGACGAAAGCAATTTTCATGTTCACCAAGGGTAGTGAGTTGATAGCTGTATGTGGCATCGGGAGTGAAGAAGACCACTCAAACGTGGGGCACGCGCCCGAGGTGGCTAGGGTCGTACTCATGAGTACGACAGGCGCGTCCGCCGATCCGCTCGCGGCCCTGGGTTCGCTGCCCGGTGTGACCGAGTCCGTGGAGTCCGTGCGCAAGGCCGTGGACCGGGTCTACGGACACCGGGTCATGAGGCGCCGCAGCAACGAGATCACCTCCGAGGCGGCGCTGCGCGGCGCTCGCGGGTCCGCGGCACTGTCCGGTGCCGACTGGGCCCTCGAAGAGGTGCGCCGGCGCACCGACTTCAGCGGTGACGACGATGCGCGCGTGGTGGGTGCGGCCCTGAGGCTGACCGCCGAGGCGGGTCAACTGCTCTCCATCTGGCGGCAGTCGCCGCTGAGGGTGCTGGCGCGACTGCACCTGGTGGCCGCGGCGGGCAACGGGGACGAGGTGGGACGGCCGCGACAGACGGGCGAGCCGGTCGACGAGCCGCTCATCGAACTGCCGCTGCCGGACGCCGACGAGGTGCACGGCCGGTTGGAGGGCCTGTCCGAGCTGGTCATCACCGGCAGCTCCGCGCCCGCCCTGGTGACGGCCGCCGTCGTCCACGGCGAACTCCTCGCGCTGCGCCCCTTCACGTCCCGCAACGGCCTCGTCGCGCGCACCGCCGAACGCATCGTCCTGGTGGGCAGCGGCCTCGACCCGAAATCCGTGTGCGCCGCCGAGGTCGGCCACGCCGAGCTGGGGCGCGCGGCCTATCTGGCGGCGCTGGACGGATACGTCTCCGGTACTCCGGAGGGCATGTCCGCCTGGATCGCCCACTGCGGCAGGGCGGTCGAGCTGGGCGCGCGCGAGTCCACGGCCGTGTGCGAGGCGCTGCAGCGTGGGGCGGCGTAAGAAACCGGGGAAAAGGGTTGCGGCGGTACGAGGATTCGTACCGCCGCTGGCATGTTCACCGGGTTACCAAGCGTCCTCGATGTATTGCCCATCAGGCCGGGAACGTTGCCCGTCACCTGGTGCGGCTGGCCCGTAATCGACGGGTCGACGTCGCGTGGGTGCTCGATGTCCATGCTCGGTCCGTGGGCCAAATGCGTTATTAAGGTGATCCTTTCGGATGTCCTTGGTCTCGCGGGCCGTTAACCCCTTTGTACTCCAGGACCGAAGCAAGCGGAACCCCCGGCTGTGCTTCTTTACTTTTAGTCTCAAATAGGTTGCAAACGGGCGTCGGTATATCGAACGAGGTCGGGCAGTCGGTGAACCGGCAGTTCAGGCGACCGCCGACCGGCGTCGGCTCGCGTACCAGACCAGACCCGCGGTGGCGGCCGCGGCGCCTATTGCGGCGGCCGCGACGAGTGCCGGACGGGGCGGTACGGAGAATGTCGGGATCCGCTGCTTGAGCCGGACCGGCCGGTGGAAATCGAGAATCGGCCACCCGCGCGCGAGTGCCTCGCGGCGCAGCGTGCGGTCCGGGTTCACGGCGTGCGGATGACCGACCTCCTGCAGCATCGGCAGATCGGTCGCCGAGTCGCTGTAGGCGTAGCAGCGGTCGAGGTCGTACCCCTCGGACCGGGCCAGTTCCTTGACCGCCTCCGCCTTCGTCGGGCCGTACGCGTAGTACGCCACCTCGCCGGTGAAGCAGCCGTCCTCGCCGACGACCATGCGCGTCGCCACCACGCGGTCCGCGCCGAGCAGCTCGCCGATCGGCTCCACCACCTCGGCGCCCGACGTCGACACGATGACGACGTCGCGGCCGGCGGTGTGGTGCTCCTCGATGAGGGAGGCGGCCTCGTCGTAGATGATCGGGTCGATCAGGTCGTGCAGGGTCTCGGCGACGATCTCCTTGACCTGCTGGACGTTCCAGCCACGGACGAGCTGCGAGAGGTACTTGCGCGTCCGCTCCATCTGGTCGTGGTCCATGCCGCCGACGAGGAAGACGAACTGGGCATATGCGGTACGCAAGGCGGCGCGGCGGTTGATCAGCCCGCCTTGGTAGAACGACTTGCTGAACGTGAGCGTGCTCGACTTCGCAATGACCGTCTTGTCCAGGTCAAAGAAGGCAGCTGTGCGGGGCGAGGAGTGGTTTTCCACGACCCCGAGCATAGGCGCAGCCCATTCGGCGTAAGGTGTGGCGCGTGGGTTTGCCTGAGAAGGCTCTCGGGTACACCATGGAAGTCACGGATCGTTCGCGACCGTGCTAACGCGGTCCGGCTCCTCCCCCCCCGAGTCGGCCGTGAAGGCGACCCCCACTCTCCCCCCCGGTGGGGGTCGTCGCATGTCCGGGTGGGTTTTTCCTCTTTTCATGCGGCTGTACGGCCGTTGCGAGGCGGCTGCGGCCGCCTCTTCCGCATGCCCGCGATCCGTCACTGTGCGTAGCCGTCGAGCTGCTCTGAGGAAGTCGCGCGGAGGTCGTCGAGGGCGCCACCGGTATGGGTGACGGCGATATTCACAACCGCCGACTTGTCCACAGTTATCGACCAAGATCCACACGATTCCCGGGATCGCTGCACCGTGATTCAAACGCGTCCGCTCACGCCGAGTTCATGACCGGTTCCGGTTTGTCGGGCGGGTTTGGCCGGTTCGTATCGGCCGTTCATATGGAGACCGCTTGCCGGTTCTTCACACGTTTGGGAATCGCGTGGCCGCAGGGGCTGCGCGAGAGATGCAGCGATGGGGGATGGAAACCGTGACCGGAGCCGTCACACACGAACCACCGCCCGCCGCCTCGGGGCGGCAGGCCGGACCACTGATCGTCACGGAGGACGTCGAGCTGCTCGACGACCTGCTGCGGCTGTGCGCCGCGGCGGGCGCGACGCCCGAGGTCCACCACTCGTTTCCGCAGCGTGCGGGCGGTTGGGAGGCCGCACCGCTCGTCCTGGTCGGCGACGACGCGGCACGGCGCGTGCGCGGGGCCGCACGCAGGCGAGGAGTGGTGCTGGTCGGCCGTGACCAGGACGACTCCGGGGTCTGGCGCCGGGCCGTCGAGATCGGCGCCGACCACGTGCTGATGCTGCCCGACGGCGAACAGTGGCTGGTCGACCGGATCGCGGACGTGGCCGAGGGCGTGGGGCGGCCCGCCCTCACCGTGGGCGTCATCGGGGGCCGCGGCGGGGCCGGAGCATCCACACTCGCGTGCGCCCTCGCCGTCACCTCCGCGCGCGAGGGACTGCGCACCCTGCTCGTGGACGCCGATCCACTGGGCGGTGGACTGGATGTACTCCTCGGCGGCGAGAGCGCCGAGGGGCTGCGCTGGCCCGCCTTCGCCGCCTCCCGCGGGCGGGTCGGCGGCGGCGCCCTGGAGGAGTCGCTGCCACAGCTCCACTCCCTGCGGGTGCTCAGCTGGGACCGAGGTGACCGTATCGCCGTCCCGGCTCAGGCCGTACGGGCGGTGCTCGCCGCGGCCCGGCGACGCGGCGGCACCGTGGTCGTCGACCTGCCGCGCCGTGTCGACGACGGGGTCGCCGAGGCCCTTGCCCAGCTCGACGTCGGGCTCCTGGTGGTCCCCGGCGAACTGCGCGCCGTGGCCGCGGCCGGGCGGGTGGCGTCCGCCGTCGGCATGGTCCTGCGCGACCTGAGGGTCGCGGTACGGGGTCCGTACGCACCCGGGCTCGACGACCGTGAGGTGGCCCGGCTGCTCGGACTGCCACTGGCAGGCGAACTGCCCGTGGAGACGGGCCTGCTGCGCCCGGGGGAGAGCAAGGCACCGCCCGCTGCAGGCGGCCGCGGGCCCCTGGCGCGCTTCTGCAAGGAGTTCTGGGAGCGGGCGCTGGTCGAAACGGGTGGCGCATGAGTGGCGGTCCGGGCGCTTCGCAGGCGCCGTGGAGGTCGAGCGGCATCGCGGCCACTGCGACGACCGGTCCGGGCCCGTCGCAGGGGCTCCTGGACGGCGTACGGCAGTGGCTCGTCGAGAGCGGGGCCGAGCCGACACCCGCGCGCGTGGCGCAGGCGTTGCGGGAGCAGGGGCGGGTCCTGGGTGACGCCGAAGTCCTCGGCGCGGCCGAGCAGTTGCGGTCCGAACTGGTCGGCAGCGGTCCACTGGAACCGCTGCTCGCCGATCCGTCGGTCACCGACGTGCTGGTGACGGCCCCGGACCGGGTCTGGGTGGACCGGGGCGGCGGACTGGAGCTGACCTCGGTGTCCTTCCCGGACGCCGGTGCCGTACGACGTCTCGCGCAGCGCCTGGCCGCGGTGGCCGGACGGCGGCTCGACGACGCCCGGCCGTGGGCAGACGCCCGGCTGCCCGACGGGACGCGACTTCATGCGGTGCTGCCCCCCGTGGCCGTGGCCTGCACATCTCTGTCGCTGCGCGTCGTACGGCCCCGGGCGTTCACCCTCGACGAACTGGTTGCGGCGGGCACGGTGCCGCCGGGCGGGGACCGCGTGCTGCGCGCGCTGCTGGACGCGCGGCTGTCGTTTCTCATCAGCGGCGGGACGGGCAGCGGCAAGACGACGTTGTTGAGCGCGTTGCTGGGGCTGGTCGGACGCGGCGAGCGGATCGTGCTCGCCGAGGACTCGGCGGAGCTGCGGCCGGACCATCCGCATGTCGTCCGCCTCGAGACCAGACCCGCCAACCAGGAGGGCGCCGGACTCGTCACGCTGCAGGACCTCGTGCGGCAGGCACTGCGGATGCGGCCCGACCGGTTGGTCGTGGGCGAGGTGCGCGGGCCCGAAGTGGTGCATCTGCTGGCCGCGTTGAACACCGGCCATGAGGGGGGCTGCGGCACCGTGCACGCCAATGCCGCCGCCGATGTACCGGCCCGGCTGGAGGCGCTCGGTACGGCGGCCGGGCT
It encodes:
- a CDS encoding SulP family inorganic anion transporter, producing MSACAPTRTTNSTRTESVHQPHSPPPAPHRRFRVAGADVSASIAVFLIALPLSLGIALATGAPLQAGLVAAAVGGLVAGRIGGCPLQVSGPAAGLTVVTADLIHHYGWRTTCAITVLAGLAQLGLGCLRVARTALAVSPAIVHGVLAGIGVTIAVAQLHIVLGGTPQSSVLDNLRALPAQLANLHPAAVTVSVLTLTLLLLWPRIPGRVGRLLRRIPAALVAVAGSTAAASLAGLSMAKVDLPSWSSHALAGLPEGPVLGLIAAVLTTTLVCSVQSLLGAVAVDKLAAARPGLTARVGRADLDRELLGQGAANIVSGALGGLPVAGVAVRSSANVNAGAVSRNSTMLHGVLVVVAALLMVPILEFIPLASLAALVMAVGIQMVSLHHIRTVTRHREVLVYTVTTLGVVVLGVLEGVTLGIAVAVAVAMQRLARTRITHEEREGVHHVRVRGQLTFLAVPRLSRALHLVPHDAHAVVELDGSFMDHAAYESLQDWQNTHTAQGGSVELTGRRPGTRSSEPMPLAEGHGESSVGCLCRPWTPWRNHQCEPSRSAAPADHTGAPSEPSGSSEPSGPSNPSGQIGRSARDSRSGHQLARGISAFQRNTAPLVRGELARLAREGQRPSQLFLTCADSRLVTSMITSSGPGDLFVVRNVGNLVPLPGEESGDDSVAAAIEYAVDVLKVRSITVCGHSGCGAMQALLTAEPVGPPTPLKRWLRHGLPSLERMADDGRPWARLAGRAPADAVEQLCLTNVVQQLEHLHTHESVSRALREGALELHGMYFHVGEAQAYLLTGTDGDEVFDHVEAAGLSA
- a CDS encoding ATP-binding protein, encoding MKIAFVGKGGSGKTTVSSLFIRHLAATGAPVIAVDADINQHLGAALGLDEAEAAALPAMGDRLPLIKNHLRGSNPRIASAETMIKTTPPGEGSRLLRVCEDNPVYEACARPVELDGDAVRLMVTGPFTDADLGVACYHSKTGAVELCLNHLVDGRGEYVVVDMTAGSDSFASGMFTRFDITFLVAEPTRKGVSVYRQYKEYARDFGVVLKVVGNKVQGQDDLDFLRAEVGDDLLVTVGHSDWVRAMEKGRPPRFELLEDANRRALRTLEVAVDATYELRDRERYMRQMVHFHLKNADSWGNARTGADLAAQVDPGFVLGESVTASL
- a CDS encoding oxidoreductase, yielding MSTTGASADPLAALGSLPGVTESVESVRKAVDRVYGHRVMRRRSNEITSEAALRGARGSAALSGADWALEEVRRRTDFSGDDDARVVGAALRLTAEAGQLLSIWRQSPLRVLARLHLVAAAGNGDEVGRPRQTGEPVDEPLIELPLPDADEVHGRLEGLSELVITGSSAPALVTAAVVHGELLALRPFTSRNGLVARTAERIVLVGSGLDPKSVCAAEVGHAELGRAAYLAALDGYVSGTPEGMSAWIAHCGRAVELGARESTAVCEALQRGAA
- a CDS encoding HAD family hydrolase; translation: MLGVVENHSSPRTAAFFDLDKTVIAKSSTLTFSKSFYQGGLINRRAALRTAYAQFVFLVGGMDHDQMERTRKYLSQLVRGWNVQQVKEIVAETLHDLIDPIIYDEAASLIEEHHTAGRDVVIVSTSGAEVVEPIGELLGADRVVATRMVVGEDGCFTGEVAYYAYGPTKAEAVKELARSEGYDLDRCYAYSDSATDLPMLQEVGHPHAVNPDRTLRREALARGWPILDFHRPVRLKQRIPTFSVPPRPALVAAAAIGAAAATAGLVWYASRRRSAVA
- the ssd gene encoding septum site-determining protein Ssd, coding for METVTGAVTHEPPPAASGRQAGPLIVTEDVELLDDLLRLCAAAGATPEVHHSFPQRAGGWEAAPLVLVGDDAARRVRGAARRRGVVLVGRDQDDSGVWRRAVEIGADHVLMLPDGEQWLVDRIADVAEGVGRPALTVGVIGGRGGAGASTLACALAVTSAREGLRTLLVDADPLGGGLDVLLGGESAEGLRWPAFAASRGRVGGGALEESLPQLHSLRVLSWDRGDRIAVPAQAVRAVLAAARRRGGTVVVDLPRRVDDGVAEALAQLDVGLLVVPGELRAVAAAGRVASAVGMVLRDLRVAVRGPYAPGLDDREVARLLGLPLAGELPVETGLLRPGESKAPPAAGGRGPLARFCKEFWERALVETGGA
- a CDS encoding TadA family conjugal transfer-associated ATPase; this encodes MSGGPGASQAPWRSSGIAATATTGPGPSQGLLDGVRQWLVESGAEPTPARVAQALREQGRVLGDAEVLGAAEQLRSELVGSGPLEPLLADPSVTDVLVTAPDRVWVDRGGGLELTSVSFPDAGAVRRLAQRLAAVAGRRLDDARPWADARLPDGTRLHAVLPPVAVACTSLSLRVVRPRAFTLDELVAAGTVPPGGDRVLRALLDARLSFLISGGTGSGKTTLLSALLGLVGRGERIVLAEDSAELRPDHPHVVRLETRPANQEGAGLVTLQDLVRQALRMRPDRLVVGEVRGPEVVHLLAALNTGHEGGCGTVHANAAADVPARLEALGTAAGLDRAALHSQLAAALSVVLHLVRDRTGRRRIAEVHVLERDPSGLVRTVPALRWGAEAFAYERGWERLRGLLQSEKQ